A part of Armatimonadota bacterium genomic DNA contains:
- a CDS encoding DegT/DnrJ/EryC1/StrS family aminotransferase — MSSELAINGGPKTREKPWPTTGNASGRLFGQEEIELLTEVIQSGNLFRYGGKMVDQFEQEYAATVGIKHCVAVTSGSAAIHSAVAALQLEVGDEIITTTVTDIGSVMGILWCNQIPIFADVDRRTMIMRPDAIEAQITDRTRAIIVVHLFGQPAPMDEIMAIAEKHNLYVIEDCAQAHGAEFDGKPVSTMGHLGCFSLQQSKQMTTGDGGMVVGNDDELMNRVRMFHDKYYERGGEMRGYTRLGICYRMNELTGAVALAQTRKLPEILRRRRTSANALLEKISTIPGIKPPWIHPLANHAWWMFSFQIDEDVLKCDLPTFRSAIQAEGLPFSTGYAGGIPICMYPVFQEHSAYGSGSFPWEPPYGRKVEYKPEDYPDTYWAQANTFITSWNEGFTEEDVDDIYRGLKKVAEAYS, encoded by the coding sequence ATGTCGTCGGAGCTCGCGATCAACGGGGGACCCAAGACCCGGGAAAAACCGTGGCCGACCACGGGCAACGCCTCGGGCCGTCTGTTCGGACAGGAAGAGATAGAACTGCTGACCGAGGTGATCCAGTCGGGCAACCTGTTCCGCTACGGCGGGAAGATGGTAGACCAGTTCGAGCAGGAGTACGCCGCGACTGTCGGCATCAAGCACTGCGTTGCGGTGACCTCGGGCAGCGCGGCAATCCATTCCGCAGTGGCGGCGCTGCAGCTTGAGGTCGGCGACGAGATTATCACCACCACGGTCACTGACATCGGATCGGTCATGGGCATATTGTGGTGCAACCAGATCCCGATCTTCGCCGACGTGGACCGGCGGACCATGATCATGCGCCCGGACGCAATCGAGGCGCAGATTACCGACCGGACCCGGGCGATCATCGTGGTCCACCTGTTCGGACAGCCCGCGCCCATGGACGAGATCATGGCAATCGCCGAGAAACACAACCTCTACGTGATCGAAGACTGCGCCCAGGCTCACGGCGCGGAGTTCGACGGCAAGCCAGTCAGCACCATGGGGCACCTGGGCTGTTTCTCGCTCCAGCAGAGCAAGCAGATGACCACCGGTGACGGCGGTATGGTCGTCGGGAATGATGACGAACTGATGAACCGCGTCCGGATGTTCCACGACAAGTACTATGAGCGCGGCGGCGAAATGCGCGGCTACACGCGGTTGGGCATCTGTTACCGGATGAACGAGCTCACCGGCGCTGTTGCCCTCGCGCAGACCCGGAAGCTGCCGGAGATCCTGCGGCGCCGCAGGACTTCGGCAAATGCGTTGCTGGAGAAGATCAGCACGATCCCGGGGATCAAGCCGCCGTGGATTCACCCTCTCGCAAACCACGCATGGTGGATGTTCTCCTTCCAGATTGATGAGGATGTGCTCAAGTGTGACCTGCCCACCTTCCGGTCGGCGATCCAGGCTGAAGGGCTTCCCTTCAGCACCGGCTATGCGGGCGGCATCCCGATCTGCATGTACCCGGTCTTCCAGGAACACAGCGCTTACGGCAGCGGCAGCTTCCCCTGGGAGCCGCCGTACGGCCGCAAGGTAGAGTACAAACCCGAGGACTACCCGGACACCTACTGGGCCCAGGCGAACACCTTCATCACCAGCTGGAATGAGGGCTTCACCGAGGAGGACGTGGACGATATCTATCGCGGCCTGAAGAAGGTTGCGGAAGCCTACAGCTGA